CAGTCGAATTAATGGAAGGACTTGAATAAATGAGGATTGATATTTTAAGCTTATTCCCCAATATGTTTCAAGCAACAATGGGGGAATCCATTATCGGTAAGGCGCAAGATAATGGATTTATCGATATTAATGTGACCGATTTTCGTCAATATACTACCGATAAGCATAACCATGTTGACGATGCGCCATTTGGTGGGGGAGCGGGGATGCTCCTTCAAGCGCAACCAATTTTTGACGCTATGGATGCAATTCATAAACAAACTAAAGATCAGTATTCAAAGGGACGGGTTATTTTAATGGATCCCGCTGGTCGAAAGTTTGATCAAGCCTATGCCAAAGAGTTAGCCCAGGAAGACCACTTAACATTTATCTGCGGTCATTATGAGGGATATGATGAACGAATCCGCAATTTAGTTACCGATGAAGCGTCTCTTGGCGACTATGTGTTAACAGGCGGGGAATTAGCAGCGATGGTGATGATTGATGCGACTGTCCGCTTTGTTCCTGGTGTCCTCGGCAACATGTCTTCACCAATGGGAGATTCATTTAGTAACGGTTTACTAGAATATCCTCAATATACACGTCCAGCAGATTTTCGGGGAATGAAAGTACCGGAAGTTCTTACGAGTGGTAATCATCAGAAAATTAAAGAATGGCGGATGCGTGAATCGCTACGACGGACTCTTCACCGCCGACCAGATCTTTTAAAAACTACTAAGCTAAGTCGGGAACAGCAATTAATGTTAGAAGATATTAAGCTGGATGAAGATCCAACTGTTCCAGACTAAATGAAAAAATTAATTAAACGATTATTTCTTAAGCAGAATCCCCGCGTTTATGAAGAAAAGGATGCACAATTAACCCCTAGTTTGCGAACAAGAGACTTAATTGGATTAGGAACTGGGATGGTAGTGGGAACGGCTATCTTTACTTTGCCAGGGATTGTGGCAGCTGAGCATACTGGTCCTGCCGTTCCATTAGCCTTCATTGTAGCCGCAATTGGCGCAGGATTATCGGCATTAGCCTATGCAGAAACGTCCTCAGTCCTGCCTTTTGCTGGTTCCGCTTTTTCCTGGATCAATGTTTTGTTTGGTGAATTCTTTGGTTGGATTGCTGGCTGGGCGCTTTTAGCTGAGTATTTTATTTCAGTCGCTTTTGTTGCGTCTGGGTGGTCAGCCTATATGCAAGGATTTCTTGGGAGTTTTGGGATTAAATTACCGCATGCCTTAACTGGTGGTTTTGATCCACATACAGGGTCTTATATTGATATTCTGGCCGCCTTTGCAATTCTAATTGTTGGAATTTTAATTTCCCGCGGCGTCCATCAGGTTAGCCGGATTGAAAATATTATTGTTAGTGTAAAGTTATTAGTAATTTTAATGTTTATTGTTGTGGGCGCAACTGCAATCCATCCGCAAAACTATATTCCATTTCTCCCTGCTCATCAACCAGGTACCACTTTTGGGGGCTGGCAGGGAATATTAGCTGGGACTGCACAAATCTTTATTGCCTATGTCGGCTTTGATGCGATTGCGGCTAATACAGCTGAAACGATTAACCCGCAAAAGACAATGCCACGAGGATTGATCGGGACACTATTACTAGGAACAGGCTTTTTTATTGCGGTTTCGCTCGTACTAGTGGGGATGTTTAAATATAGCCGTTATGCAAATAATGCAGAACCAGCAGCCTGGGCTTTAAGACAGTCTGGACACTATATTACGGCGAACTTGCTTTCCGTTGTAGCGATTGTTGGTATTTTCTCTGCGTTAATCGCAATCCTTTTAGCTTCCTCTCGACTAATCTATGCTTTTGGACGGGATGGGTTACTACCAAAATCACTCGGCCAAATCGATGATAAGCACGTCCCTAATCACGCATTATGGATGATTACTTTCTTGG
The genomic region above belongs to Limosilactobacillus reuteri and contains:
- the trmD gene encoding tRNA (guanosine(37)-N1)-methyltransferase TrmD, which codes for MRIDILSLFPNMFQATMGESIIGKAQDNGFIDINVTDFRQYTTDKHNHVDDAPFGGGAGMLLQAQPIFDAMDAIHKQTKDQYSKGRVILMDPAGRKFDQAYAKELAQEDHLTFICGHYEGYDERIRNLVTDEASLGDYVLTGGELAAMVMIDATVRFVPGVLGNMSSPMGDSFSNGLLEYPQYTRPADFRGMKVPEVLTSGNHQKIKEWRMRESLRRTLHRRPDLLKTTKLSREQQLMLEDIKLDEDPTVPD
- a CDS encoding APC family permease, with the protein product MKKLIKRLFLKQNPRVYEEKDAQLTPSLRTRDLIGLGTGMVVGTAIFTLPGIVAAEHTGPAVPLAFIVAAIGAGLSALAYAETSSVLPFAGSAFSWINVLFGEFFGWIAGWALLAEYFISVAFVASGWSAYMQGFLGSFGIKLPHALTGGFDPHTGSYIDILAAFAILIVGILISRGVHQVSRIENIIVSVKLLVILMFIVVGATAIHPQNYIPFLPAHQPGTTFGGWQGILAGTAQIFIAYVGFDAIAANTAETINPQKTMPRGLIGTLLLGTGFFIAVSLVLVGMFKYSRYANNAEPAAWALRQSGHYITANLLSVVAIVGIFSALIAILLASSRLIYAFGRDGLLPKSLGQIDDKHVPNHALWMITFLAMILGSVFPFTFLATLVSAGTLVAFIFVSLGIYALRPREGVDLPEAQFKMPLYPVLPAISAIFSAVIFWGLNTDAKILMVGWFVIGLLIYFIYGIRHSIINKENH